The following coding sequences lie in one Cryptococcus gattii WM276 chromosome L, complete sequence genomic window:
- a CDS encoding B2-aldehyde-forming enzyme, putative (similar to TIGR gene model, INSD accession AAW44925.1), with product MLALFALFQLLPILALAAHSPPQRRAHERARKNYEQAHGRNAEDTPSIVERDNHYDNRTIVERDHFDNRTLTPRGTTYTGVGTFYYTGLGACGLNSQDSDFMVALNSAQYGSGYPGPQCFKYITIQMGSTTIGGVEILDECPTCDYGSLDLSPGLFTHFADFDAGTIHITWWFDDDSPASTSTSETPTSTYVPPTSTWVAPSSSSTSTYVWVPPSSSSTSEWVEPSTSPTPSSTSQWYSPPAETSTSTTPTSTWVAPSSTSTSSLVESSTSSAPNSTITSSYSSASAAVNSTNPYAIISNASNSSVSATISSNTGVSDGSSSEASDVGNLEMISALAAQYGQLVVEAALQN from the exons ATGCTCGCCCTCTTCGCCCTTTTCCAGCTCCTTCCCATTCTCGCGCTCGCCGCCCACAGCCCTCCCCAACGTCGCGCTCACGAGCGAGCTCGAAAGAACTACGAGCAGGCTCACGGACGCAATGCTGAAGATACCCCGTCCATCGTCGAGAGGGATAACCACTATGACAACCGAACCATTGTCGAGCGCGACCACTTTGACAATAGGACACTTACTCCCCGAGGGACGACGTATACCGGTGTTGGTACCTTTTACTACACAGGTTTGGGCGCTTGTGGCTTGAATTCGCAAGATAGCGATTTCATGGTTGCTTTGAACTCTGCACAGTATGGTAGTGGAT ACCCTGGTCCTCAATGCTTCAAGTATATCACTATTCAGATGGGCTCTACCACTATTGGCGGTGTTGAGATTCTCG ATGAATGTCCTACGTGTGATTATGGATCTCTTGACTTGTCTCCCGGTCTTTTCACCCACTTCGCCGACTTTGATGCCGGTACTATTCACATTACTTGGTGGTTTGACGACGAC AGTCCTGCATCGACTTCCACTTCTGAAACCCCGACTTCCACTTACGTACCTCCCACTTCCACCTGGGTTGCgccttcatcatcatcgacGTCCACCTACGTCTGGGTTCCTCCTTCGTCATCATCCACCTCTGAATGGGTCGAGCCTTCTACCTCACCCactccttcttcaaccaGCCAATGGTATTCTCCGCCCGCCGAAACCTCTACTTCGACCACACCTACCTCCACCTGGGTGGCTccctcctccacttctACGTCAAGCTTGGTTGAGAGCTCCACCAGCTCTGCACCTAACAGCACTATCACGTCCAGCTACTCTTCCGCCTCTGCGGCCGTCAACTCTACCAACCCTTACGCCATTATTAGCAACGCTTCCAACAGCAGTGTTTCTGCTACCATTTCCTCCAATACGGGTGTCAGCGACGGGTCTTCATCAGAGGCTTCTGATGTGGGCAACCTTGAGATGATCAGCGCTCTCGCTGCCCAATATGGTCAGCTCGTGGTTGAGGCCGCTCTCCAGAATTAA